The following DNA comes from Spirulina major PCC 6313.
TGCATAACCCAACGGACAAGCCGATCACGATGAGCATTATGCTCACCTGGCAAAATGTGGTGGGCTGGTTTACCAATGCGATTAAAAAGCCGACGGTGACGGTGCGGGACGATGGCAGCCCGGAATATGAGTATCAGCCGAAATGGGGCGACAGCGAGGGCTGTTTTAACCAGTGGATTAATGATAATTATCGGGTTGGGGTGCTGATGGGGCGCGATCGCGGCGATCAAGTGCAGGAGGGTGATGGGCAGATTGCGATCGCTAGCGTCACCAACGCCACCATGGAAGCCTATTATCTCAGCCGTTGGAATCCGGCCGGGGATGGGGACGAGGTGTGGAAGTTCTTTTCCACCCAGGGAATGCTCCCGGATCAACAGGACGAAACCCCTGCTGCTGCTGGGGAACAGGTGGCCGGAGCCTTCACGATTCGCTTCACGGTGCGACCGGGGCGATCGCGCAAAATCCCCTTCATCCTCGCCTGGGATTTCCCCGTCACCGAATTCGCCCAAGGCATCAACTATTTCCGCCGTCACACCGACTTTTTCGGCCGCACCGGGAACAATGCCTGGACCGTCATTCGCACCGCCCTCAAACATAGCGACACCTGGCGTGAAAAAATCCTCGCCTGGCAAACCCCGATTTTGAACCGCGACGACCTCCCCGACTGGTTCAAAATGGCTCTCTTTAATGAGCTTTACCTGCTCACCGACGGCGGCACGCTCTGGAGCGCAGGCACAGAAACCGACCCCATCGGCCAATTCGGCATCCTCGAATGTATCGATTATCGTTGGTACGAAAGTCTCGATGTGCGCTTGTACGGCTCTTTTGCCACGATGATGCTCTTCCCCCGTTTGGACAAAGCGATCCTCGAAGCCTTCGCCCGCGCCATCCCCACCGCCGACGACACCCCCCGGATCATCGGCTACAACCAAGCCCCCGCCATCCGCAAGGCCGGCGGTGCCACGCCCCACGACCTCGGCGCACCCAACGAACACCCCTGGGAAAAGAGCAACTACACCAGCTACCAAGACTGCAACCAATGGAAGGATCTCCCCAGTGATTTCGTCCTTCAGGTCTATCGCAACTATCTACTCACGGGGGCGAAGGATGTGGATTTCTTGTGGGAATGTTGGGGTGCGATCCCGATCGCGTTGGACTATCTCAAGGCGTTTGACCTTGACGGCGACGGCATCCCGGAAAATTCCGGCGCACCGGATCAGACGTTTGATGATTGGCAGTTGCGCGGCATCAGTGCCTATTGTGGGGCGTTGTGGATTGCGGCGTTGGAGGCTGCGATCGCGATCGGCGTGATCCTGATCGACAATCCCCCCAACAACCCCCTCCTCCAACCCGCCGACTATCCCCAAGGCATCACCAAACACCTCGAACAATACCGCGACTGGCTCCGCCAAGCCCGCCCCCTCTACCAAGAAACCCTCTGGAACGGCAGTTTCTATCGCCTCGACAGTGAAAGCGGCTCTGATGTGGTGATGGCGGATCAACTCTGCGGCCAGTTCTACGCTCAGTTGCTCGATTTACCCGATGTAGTGGATCGCACCCATGCGGAAACGGCCCTGCGCACGGTGTACGAGTCCTGTTTTAAAAAGTTCTACGACGGCAAATTCGGCGCGGCCAATGGTGTCCTGATCGACGGCAGCCCGGAAAACCCCAACGCCACCCACCCCCTCGAAGTCTGGACGGGCATCAATTTCGGCCTCGCGGCCTACATGGTGTCAATGGGCATGAAGGAGGAAGCCTTTGAAATGGCGGAAGCCGTGGTCAAACAAATCTACGATAACGGTCTCCAATTCCGCACCCCAGAAGCCATCACCCCCGTCGGCACATTCCGCGCCTGTCACTACCTCCGCGCCCTCGCCATCTGGGGAATGTACGGGGTATTGACGGACTTTAAAGGAAAGTAGCAACTCCATCACGGACGAACAAAGTAAGGTGAGTGATCATTTCACCCTACTTTGTTAACTCAAGCAAGAAGTTCAATTGAACTCACAGAAGCTTATATCAATAATTCAAATTTATACTTATAAAGCTATGATGAACAAAATCAGTGAATATTTTAAAAAACAAAGGATACTCACAGAGCATTTATATTTTTATGTCCAAGGACAAAAATATCAAGGAAGAGGGTTTATTCAATGGAAACCAAATAATGGTTTTATATTAGAAGCTTTCCTCGATTCAGTTAAAAATCAAGATAACCAATCAAGTGATATCGGCAAAGTAAAAATTCCTAAAAAATCAGACCGTTGTTCTATCCGAATACAGACAATCTCTGGATGGATACTTATACCTGATATCTATATAAGTGATCAATTTAAGTTAGGGTTGTTACAAAGAAATTTATCTTTACGATTTGAACGTATATTTATTTGTGATTTATGTTTGCCGATTTCTAATAACTATACAGATCCCAAATGGTATGGTAGTGCTTTATATCGAATAGAAAACAATAGTATATTTAGTGATTCTGTTACTATCAAAACACAATTAGAAAATCAATTAATCGAATGTCTTAATAAGACAGGATTGCTGTATGAGGGAACTGATATTAACCTCAAAGGATATTTTCTTGACACAAACTACTTCTGTTTGAACTGGATTTTTGGTCAACAGTCTTATAGTAAATCTGAAGCTTGGAATTGGTCTATTGGATTTCAAGAAGCATTGAGAGTTTTATGTGGAGAAACTGTGCAGATGCTTCAGCGTCAAATGAGAAGAGGCACAAAGAAAATTATTGAAATTAGAACAGAACAAGAACACAAAAGACTAGGTCTATTTACTCTTTTTGAAAATCAAGCATTTAGACAAGATCAGTACAAAAAAATAATTGTGCATACATCAAATTTCTTTTGTCAAAAACGAAAACATCATGAAGTTTGTACAAGAATTTTCTTTCAGATTTTGGAAGCTAGTGAACAAAAAATCCAAAGTAGTCAAGAGCTATTTGTTGCAACCACTCTAGAAGCTGTAATTAGAACAATTTATGAGCTTCCAGTAACAAAACAGGATAACTCTCAAGGATTAGTTGAACAACATTTAAATGGCAAATTCAAAGGCTCATATTTCTTAAATGAAGACAATAGAGAGTTCAAAAAAGAATGGAAAGAGTTTTGTGAATATGCCGTTGAAGCTTTTAAGCGTCTTCGGACTCGTAATGCACACCCAGATTGGCTAATACATGAAAATAATTTAGACATTGATTCAAACAAAGAACAAGCACTGAATGATATGATCTATCTATGTCGGTTTTATGGGCATATGATTCTTGCTCTTACTGGAATTAAACTATTAAGACCTAATCCTCCAACACCTCATCAAAACTGGGGTGCTGTGGCAAATTTTTTTTCATACAAACAGGAGTTAGATAAAGAATCACCTCAAGATGATAAATGGCATAAAAGGATCTCAAAGAGAAGACAAGAAAGGCGAAGAAGCAGAGCGGAAAGAGCCAAAGATTTTCTGGATAAATAGAGTAAACATTTCTCACCTACTGGCTTTTCTGATAGTTTCTACAATAAAATAAAAAACGCTAGAATCCTCAGTATTTGCTATGGTTTCAAACCCCGGAACAGCAGATTTCGGTGAGGGGAACTTCGACATTGAGACTGTGGAGCGTGAGCACATGATCGAGAGTGGTGTAATCTTGCCATTGCCAACGATCGCGCCCTGCTGAATCTCGGTTATAAAACTGCTCGATATAGGGTTCCGTTTGGCTGATCAGGAGATATTCACAAAAACTGGTCAACGAGCGATATTTTTTAAACTTTTCGCCGCGATCATAGGCTTCAGTCGATGGAGATAATACCTCAACAATGAGCAACGGATTGAGAACTTCATCATTGCGATCGCCGTTCAGTTCCGGCTCACCCGCAATAACCATCAGATCAGCATAGGTTCCACATTGAAACGCAGGAATCCAAATTCGTAAATCACTACCATACAAGCGAAAATCCGTATCCCGCAGTAAAAAACCCAAGTAAATCAACAGATTACTCATGATGGCACTGTGAACCTCAGACCCGCCTGGCATCACAATCACCTCTCCATCACGATATTCATGACGTTCTGGGCTGTGCTCTGATAACACCCGATAGTCTGCCAAGGAAAGACGAGTGGCGGTCAGATTTTGGGGAGTTGTTGGCGTAATCACCACAATCAGACCTCTGCACAACTTTACACTGGGTTCATTATCTCGTGTTCCCTCAAAAATGCCCACTGGCTCATCGTGATTCAAGAGCCAGCACACTACACTAGAGGAATATTACAGACCGCCATTCACAGTATGGTTTCACCCCCCGGAACAGCGTCAACTCTCACCCTAGCGGACTTTCTCGCTCAACCCGAAACCAAACCCGCCCGCGAATTTATCGAGGGTGCGATCGCGCCAAAACCCACCCCCCAAGGAAAACACAGCATCATTCAAGGTGAACTCGTGACCGCAATTAACGCGGTGGTGAAGCAACCGAAAATCGCGAGAGCCTTTCCAGAGTTGCGGTGTACCTTTGCGGGGCGGTCAATCGTGCCGGATGTTGCGGTTTTAGAATGGCGCAATATCCCCAGAGACGATAATGGCGAAATCGCGAATCAATTTCTTACCGTGCCCGACTGGATTATTGAGATTCTTTCCCCGTCTCAAAGTCATACTCAAGTTGTGAAAAAAATCTTGGGTTGTTTAAAAGTAGGGTGTCAAATGGGTTGGCTCATTGACCCCAGTGAGCGGACTATTTTTATCTATCAACCCAAGCAAGAAACCGATGTTTTTGATAGTTCAAATGATGAGATTTTAACTGTGCCTGAGTTTGCCCGTGGCTTTGAATTAACCGTTCAAGGACTCTTTGATTGGTTAATGTGAAGATAAACGTTTAGGGGATGAATTCGATCGAGGACTTCTTCGCTCAACCCGAAATCAAGCTCGTGAATTTATCGAAGGTGCGATCGCACCTCAAAATTCTGAACTTTTTCATCCATAGATTCACGATGATGACCTCACCTCAAAAAATGCGGCGGTAGCGAGTCGCATAGTGTAGTTTGAATGCTGATCAGCCTATGCCCCAACTATTTCTCTCATTGCGATATAAAAAAATCATTAAATATCTAACTCAAGCAGCATTTTGAAACTACATTAGGGAGGCTATTTGATGTCAAAGTATTTAAAGGAGAATCAACAAGAATGGAAGGCACAATTGGGGAAATTCGATTATTTGCAGGTAACTTTGCACCAAGAGGCTGGGCATTTTGTGACGGACAGACATTAAACGTTTCCGGAAACGAAGCACTGTATTCGATTCTGGAAAATAAATATGGTGGAAAGCTATACACAACGTTCACTTTGCCTAAAATTGCCCCCGTTCTGGGCGCTGACACTTCTAGTTCTTACGATGATCTAAAGTATATTATTTGTTTGCAAGGCTACTATCCTTCACGCCCGTAATTGAGGTTTTCAACTAAAATTCAATAGTTGGGTAGGGTGGGCAATGCCCACCTTGCTGAATCATGTTAAGTTACAGGCATTTGCTATGGTTTCACCCCCAGGAACAGCGCCAACCCTTACCCTAGCGGATGTTCTCACCCCATCCGAGACCCAAGCGGCCCGTGAATTGATGAGGGGATTTCCGAGCTAGCGAGTCCGACGACCCGTTTTCTGATCGGTGGACAGAGCATCAAGGCTTGGCACTGTTGAAGCAACAGGCGATCGCTGAACGGGAAAACCGATGAATCATCACCCGCCTCCCCGGCTGACCCCCCATAATAGAAGATCGTAACTTCACCGCAAATTTGAACTTTACGATAACGATGCAGATTAAAACCGTTGAGACTTTACCCCTAGACTGGAGTGGCGATGCGTTGGCCCTAGGATTCTATGCTGATGGTGTGGAGATGAGTGCTGAGTTAGCGGCTCTTGATACGCGCTTGGATGGCACGATCGCAGAATTGATCGCCGAAACCGAATTCACCGGCAAAGCGGGCAGCAGTGCCGTGGCGCGGGTGGGCAGCCATAGCCCGGTGCGCAAAATTATCCTCGTGGGCGTGGGAGCCGAAGCGGACTACAGCCCAGCGGTGGCACGCACGGCAGCGGCAGCGATCGCCCGCATCGCCAAACAGCAAAAGGTAAAAACCCTCGGCATTCGTGTGCCCATGGCGGAGGATGTGGGCAAGACCGCGCAGATGCTCACCGAAGGACTACACCTGGCGCTCCATGTGGACAATCGGTTTAAATCTGACCCCCAAGATCAGGGCGCGGTGCTAGAAAGCGTCGATCTGTTGGCCCTGGGATCAGAGGCGGGGGCCTTGGCTACCGGGGCAGCGATCGCCGCTGGGGTGATCCTCGCCCGTGAACTCGTCGCCGCCCCCGCTAACAGCGTCACACCGCTCACCCTCGCCGAACTCGCCCAAGACCTGGCCAGCGAATACGGCCTAGAGTTGAAAATCCTGGAACAGGCGGACTGTGAAGCCCTGGGGATGGGGTCGTTTTTGGGCGTGGCGCAAGCGTCGGATTTGCCGCCGAAATTCATTCACCTCACCTACAAGCCCAGTGGTGAACCCCGCCGCAAAGTGGCGATCGTCGGGAAGGGCTTAACCTTCGATTCGGGCGGGTTGAACCTGAAAACCGGCGGCAGCGGTATCGAAACGATGAAAATGGATATGGGCGGCGCGGGGGCCACCTTCGGCGCGGCGAAAGCGATCGCCCAACTCAAACCCGATGTGGAAGTTCACTTCATCAGCGCCGCCACCGAAAACATGATCAGCGGCAAAGCGATGCACCCCGGCGACATCCTCACCGCCTCCAACGGCAAAACCATCGAAGTCAACAACACCGATGCTGAGGGCCGCCTCACCCTCGCCGATGCCCTCGTCTATGCGGACAAACTCGGCGTGGATGCGATCGTCGATCTCGCCACCCTCACCGGAGCCTGTGTCGTTGCCCTCGGTGACACCATTGGCGGCCTCTGGTCTCCCGATGCCGACCTCGCCGCCCAACTCCAAACCGCCGCCACCCAAGGGGGCGAAAAATTCTGGACCATGCCCCTCGAAACCGCCTATTTTGAAGGACTTAAATCTCCCATTGCAGACATGAAAAACACCGGCCCCCGTGCCGGCGGTTCAATCACTGCGGCCCTCTTCCTCAAAGAGTTTGTGGACAAAACCCCCTGGGCACACCTCGACATTGCGGGCCCCGTCTGGGCGGACAAAGAAAACGGTGTCAACAATGCCGGAGCCACGGGCTACCCGGTGCAAACCCTTGTTAATTGGGTCTTGCAATAAGCGATCGCCGGGTCGTCGGTGTGACCACAGACAAACAAGGGGCTTCAAGCCCCTTGCCTCATTGCATCCGACCCACCCCCATCACTCGGCTTGAAGCTGCGCTCATTGTTCCGGCGTTAGCCCGGTGGCTGTCATCACCTGAGCATCACTCATCCCGGTTTGCCGTAAATTCCGAGCGATTTGCGCCTGGGCAGCGACCCGACCCCGTTCTTCCCCAATTTGAATCCCCTGCTCCTGACCCAGTTGAATGCCGATCAGCTTAGAGGTATTGGTGACTGCGAATGTCGGCCATGGGAAGGAGTAGGGTGGCTTCGATCGCATTGACGGTTTCGGGATCAACGCGGGGGTTGTTGTAGAGGCATTCAACGAGTAATTTATTGGCATTGTAATATTGACGAAGTAGGGCTTTTTGATCCTGATTAAATTGCCAATCATAGCCGACATTACGATGTTCAATAATGACCAAACGGAGATTCCGAATCCAGGCTTGATTGTTGGACTTCCACCATTTTTGATAATCCGCAGCGTCGCGATCGGTATCGGGTAACTGGTTTTGAAAACGATTGAGGGCGAGTTTTAATTCGGGTTCAATGGCTAAATCGCGATCTTCGGCAAAGGTCATAAATAAACTGAGATCATGGGCGAGGGTCACTAATAAACAGTTCAAAATGAGATCAATCACAAATTCACTGTCTAGCTCTTCTAAGACATTGTGATTAAATGCATAGTCTAGTTCTGTATCGAGGTGACAGGCGAGAGACCAGTCATGGAGAGAGGATTTAAGGGCACGATTGACGGCGTGGGAAAAGTCGAGGGGGCGGGAAATCCGGGGATCAAAGATATGATCAATGGCTTGGGAAAAGTAGAAGGCTCGCACCGCTGCAATTTTGTAGGGGACTTTCACTAACATTGATTTTTGATTCACCCAGGATAAAAAGATTTGGATTTTTTTATCGCGGGCAACGAGTTGATCGATTTTGTATTTGATGTGGAGAAGGAAGTCATCGAGGCGGGCGATGCGTTGGGTGAGGTAGGAGAAGAGTTCGTACCAGTTGCGAGTCGTAACATTATCGAGGGATTTATGGAGATGGTTGGGGTCAAAGTTGCGGAGTAGATAGTACCCGACCAAATATTCTTGAATGCGCGGACTGGCGAAGGAATAAATCCCTTGGCTGCGTTCAAAAATAATCCCATGCTGTATTTCAATGTCTTTTAAGAGTCGCTTGGCGTAGTCGGCCATGGTGGTGGGTCCGATGCTAAAGCTGGGGATGGTTTTTAAGTAGAGGCTAATGTGTGATTTTAATTTTTTAAAGTGGATAAAGAGTTCTTTTTTTTCAAAGGTTAAAATTGCTAAGTAGCTGAGGAGGCGATAGCGTTCGGCGATGTCGATGTCGAGGTAGATGGAGGGGGTGTGATGGGGGTGGGGCGGGCTGGCGGTTTCGAGGATGCGGGTGAGGCCGAGTTCGTAGAGTTCAAATTGGGTGTCGGGGAGACGACCGAGGTATTGAAACATCCAGCAGAGGAGTTGCAGGAGTTGCGGGCTTTGGGCGAGTTGGAAGAATTTTTGAGATTTGGGAAGGTTGAGGTCGGTGATGAATTGGCGGGCGATTTCGTGGGTTTGGGGGATGTCGATTTCGGCGGTAAACCAGGCTTGGGCGAAGGCTTCGATTTGGCTGAGGTTGAGGTCGGCGATTTCCACATGGCGAAAGGTGGGGAGGGTGTAGTCGGTGAATTGGGTGCGACAGGTGATGATGAAGCGGTTGCGGTTGTAGCGTTGGGTGAAGGAGCGGAGTTGAAATTGGACGTTTTTGCGGCCTTGGTCGGGGACGATGTCGAGGCTGTCAATGAGGATGAGGAGATGGCCGTAGTCGAGGATTTCTTGGCATTCGGTGAGGGTGTCGAGGTTGAGGGTCTGTTGGACGAGTTTTTCGAGGACGTTGGGGTCGTTGAGGAGTTCGGGGTCAAAGGTGTTGAGGTCGATGAAGACGGGGATGTGATCGGCTTGGTAGTCTTGTTCGCAGCAGGCGATCGCTAAATATTTTAAAAACGTGGTTTTGCCGGCGGCGGGTTGGCCGAGGACGATGAGGCGGGGGTATTTGGTGGCGGCGGTGAGGCCGTCGAGGCGTTCGTTGCGATCGCCCAACCCAAACCGCTCAAACTCCCACTGCGGATTAAACTGCTTCAGGTAGGTGTTGACGTTGACACAAAGATCACGGGGCAGTTTTTCGACGAGATAGACCTCGAATTTTAAGGCGGCGATGGGTAGGTTTTGGAGGTTGAGGAGGTGGATGGTGCGGTGTTGTTCATAGAGGGTTTGTTTAACTTGGGCTTTGAGTTTTTGCCACTGCAAATTAAATTGAGAGACGCTGGGCAATGGGAGGTTATGCCCGCTACCATTACGCGCTTCGGGGATTT
Coding sequences within:
- a CDS encoding phage tail protein — protein: MEGTIGEIRLFAGNFAPRGWAFCDGQTLNVSGNEALYSILENKYGGKLYTTFTLPKIAPVLGADTSSSYDDLKYIICLQGYYPSRP
- a CDS encoding Uma2 family endonuclease, producing MVSPPGTASTLTLADFLAQPETKPAREFIEGAIAPKPTPQGKHSIIQGELVTAINAVVKQPKIARAFPELRCTFAGRSIVPDVAVLEWRNIPRDDNGEIANQFLTVPDWIIEILSPSQSHTQVVKKILGCLKVGCQMGWLIDPSERTIFIYQPKQETDVFDSSNDEILTVPEFARGFELTVQGLFDWLM
- a CDS encoding leucyl aminopeptidase; the encoded protein is MQIKTVETLPLDWSGDALALGFYADGVEMSAELAALDTRLDGTIAELIAETEFTGKAGSSAVARVGSHSPVRKIILVGVGAEADYSPAVARTAAAAIARIAKQQKVKTLGIRVPMAEDVGKTAQMLTEGLHLALHVDNRFKSDPQDQGAVLESVDLLALGSEAGALATGAAIAAGVILARELVAAPANSVTPLTLAELAQDLASEYGLELKILEQADCEALGMGSFLGVAQASDLPPKFIHLTYKPSGEPRRKVAIVGKGLTFDSGGLNLKTGGSGIETMKMDMGGAGATFGAAKAIAQLKPDVEVHFISAATENMISGKAMHPGDILTASNGKTIEVNNTDAEGRLTLADALVYADKLGVDAIVDLATLTGACVVALGDTIGGLWSPDADLAAQLQTAATQGGEKFWTMPLETAYFEGLKSPIADMKNTGPRAGGSITAALFLKEFVDKTPWAHLDIAGPVWADKENGVNNAGATGYPVQTLVNWVLQ
- a CDS encoding NACHT domain-containing protein codes for the protein MEQAKSVCLSSASKITQLRQLHVSRSTMQQFFTGQPIDQTLFHKICRILELNWQEVADLSDLHIEQIPEARNGSGHNLPLPSVSQFNLQWQKLKAQVKQTLYEQHRTIHLLNLQNLPIAALKFEVYLVEKLPRDLCVNVNTYLKQFNPQWEFERFGLGDRNERLDGLTAATKYPRLIVLGQPAAGKTTFLKYLAIACCEQDYQADHIPVFIDLNTFDPELLNDPNVLEKLVQQTLNLDTLTECQEILDYGHLLILIDSLDIVPDQGRKNVQFQLRSFTQRYNRNRFIITCRTQFTDYTLPTFRHVEIADLNLSQIEAFAQAWFTAEIDIPQTHEIARQFITDLNLPKSQKFFQLAQSPQLLQLLCWMFQYLGRLPDTQFELYELGLTRILETASPPHPHHTPSIYLDIDIAERYRLLSYLAILTFEKKELFIHFKKLKSHISLYLKTIPSFSIGPTTMADYAKRLLKDIEIQHGIIFERSQGIYSFASPRIQEYLVGYYLLRNFDPNHLHKSLDNVTTRNWYELFSYLTQRIARLDDFLLHIKYKIDQLVARDKKIQIFLSWVNQKSMLVKVPYKIAAVRAFYFSQAIDHIFDPRISRPLDFSHAVNRALKSSLHDWSLACHLDTELDYAFNHNVLEELDSEFVIDLILNCLLVTLAHDLSLFMTFAEDRDLAIEPELKLALNRFQNQLPDTDRDAADYQKWWKSNNQAWIRNLRLVIIEHRNVGYDWQFNQDQKALLRQYYNANKLLVECLYNNPRVDPETVNAIEATLLLPMADIRSHQYL
- a CDS encoding GH116 family glycosyl hydrolase; this encodes MNAFQISPPEIPACAWQRAIGAEWEKPYTVRYASNLDDGPWHGMPLGGLGAGCIGRSPRGDFNLWHLDGGEHVFQNIPACQFSIFEQVGNEAPQAYALSTELPDDGTLSAWQWYPKNKGTYHALYPRSWYQYDGVFQSEITCEQFSPVWAGCYQESSYPVGVFEWTVHNPTDKPITMSIMLTWQNVVGWFTNAIKKPTVTVRDDGSPEYEYQPKWGDSEGCFNQWINDNYRVGVLMGRDRGDQVQEGDGQIAIASVTNATMEAYYLSRWNPAGDGDEVWKFFSTQGMLPDQQDETPAAAGEQVAGAFTIRFTVRPGRSRKIPFILAWDFPVTEFAQGINYFRRHTDFFGRTGNNAWTVIRTALKHSDTWREKILAWQTPILNRDDLPDWFKMALFNELYLLTDGGTLWSAGTETDPIGQFGILECIDYRWYESLDVRLYGSFATMMLFPRLDKAILEAFARAIPTADDTPRIIGYNQAPAIRKAGGATPHDLGAPNEHPWEKSNYTSYQDCNQWKDLPSDFVLQVYRNYLLTGAKDVDFLWECWGAIPIALDYLKAFDLDGDGIPENSGAPDQTFDDWQLRGISAYCGALWIAALEAAIAIGVILIDNPPNNPLLQPADYPQGITKHLEQYRDWLRQARPLYQETLWNGSFYRLDSESGSDVVMADQLCGQFYAQLLDLPDVVDRTHAETALRTVYESCFKKFYDGKFGAANGVLIDGSPENPNATHPLEVWTGINFGLAAYMVSMGMKEEAFEMAEAVVKQIYDNGLQFRTPEAITPVGTFRACHYLRALAIWGMYGVLTDFKGK
- a CDS encoding Uma2 family endonuclease, translated to MIVVITPTTPQNLTATRLSLADYRVLSEHSPERHEYRDGEVIVMPGGSEVHSAIMSNLLIYLGFLLRDTDFRLYGSDLRIWIPAFQCGTYADLMVIAGEPELNGDRNDEVLNPLLIVEVLSPSTEAYDRGEKFKKYRSLTSFCEYLLISQTEPYIEQFYNRDSAGRDRWQWQDYTTLDHVLTLHSLNVEVPLTEICCSGV